GTCTGAATATTATAGCAATTGAAATAATCTTATAATACAATAATAGTGAAACTAACAAGCTTTTTTGGTTTATTAGAACATGGTCTGATTATAGAGAGACGGACTACATGGATGGGTAAGACGGCTTTTTTTGTATCCACCTTCCCCCCCCATTTTTAAACTTTATGGGTCAGGTTTTCGGTCTCATTCAAACAGCTCgttttgcagcttgatattgaaaattggtgtcttaccattttattttaattcattatcttaattatcaacacactggtttgtagtgcaaaccatTTCACGGTTCACCGCATGTTATTTTTCCATGTTAAACAATAATGTGGATAGAATTATACTGAGAGTGTCACTGCCAAGGGgagaaataatttttattaactaaatgcatactttttttttttttgaaggccTCCTATATATAGGACTCAAGCTGTTTACAGTAATGCATCACAAGCAAGAAACTTGCCTGAGAAAACACCTGCGAACTGTTCAACACGCTTGGTCCCAATCTGGCTACAGATATTAGTGTTTCTGATTGTATCTGGTCTTTTATACTTGGTTTTTGTAAATATGGAACCAGCAGAGCCTGTCAAAAGACTGACATAGCCCTAAACTGAATTTCTAAACCAATCAAATATTCAGCACAAAAgtgtgatttttgtttttgtttttaacatactACAGTGTATTTTAACTTCTTAAATGTCGGTTATTTTGTGTGTGATGTTTTATCAAAGTAACACTGTGACTCTTTTGTGAATATAAAGGAAGTGGGTGCTACAGGATGCACCtgttgaaatattatttttaagatCTTTTTTTGTTCCTTGGTCAAGATACAATAATTGTCCATTGTAATGGTGCATTACATTCTACAGTACTTGGCGGTAATTATTTTACAGTTGGTAATAAGctatttttccattttaatatttgTAGGA
Above is a genomic segment from Garra rufa chromosome 15, GarRuf1.0, whole genome shotgun sequence containing:
- the LOC141287531 gene encoding uncharacterized protein codes for the protein MAMLSGKSNEEIRWMLDEYGIKHGPVVDSTRNLYEKKLREAMAKHRRTKPQSDRTFYREEEEVTYVQHRRPQQYDDVSNRTWSDYRETDYMDGPPIYRTQAVYSNASQARNLPEKTPANCSTRLVPIWLQILVFLIVSGLLYLVFVNMEPAEPVKRLT